The Callospermophilus lateralis isolate mCalLat2 chromosome 3, mCalLat2.hap1, whole genome shotgun sequence genome has a segment encoding these proteins:
- the Mtg2 gene encoding mitochondrial ribosome-associated GTPase 2 isoform X2 yields MPRKWWLLGPAVARQTAGTFPGSGSKTDSMSFWPSCCRRTCVGAMIPVRLFSASSQTLLEGLAQWTPSAQASLRPCRLLPQQASPRMLSVGCMDHAKHQETPGKKPLSEKKLKRYFVDHRRVLVRGGNGGSGMSCFHSEPRKEFGGPDGGDGGNGGHVILRADQQVKSLSSVLSQYQGFSGEDGGRKNCFGRSGAMLFVRVPMGTLVKEGSEVVADLSQRGQEYIAALGGAGGKGNRFFLANDNRAPVTCTPGEPGQERVLHLELKTVAHAGMVGFPNAGKSSLLRAISNAKPAVASYPFTTLKPHVGIVHYEGHQQVAVADIPGIIRGAHQDKGLGLSFLRHIERCRFLLFIVDLSLPEPWTQVEDLKYELEKYEEGLSERPHVVVANKIDLPQARAHLPQLQDHLGQVIALSAVTGENLEQLLLHLQVLHRAYVEAELKRGSQPLRW; encoded by the exons ATGCCCCGGAAGTGGTGGCTCCTGGGGCCGGCAGTAGCGCGGCAGACGGCCGGGACTTTTCCT GGCTCGGGCTCCAAGACAGATAGCATGAGTTTCTGGCCGAGTTGCTGCAGGCGCACTTGTGTGG GGGCCATGATCCCTGTGAGGCTGTTCTCAGCAAGCTCTCAGACCCTGTTGGAGGGCCTGGCACAGTGGACCCCGTCTGCACAGGCCAGCCTCAGGCCCTGCCGGCTCCTTCCACAGCAGGCTTCACCCAGGATGCTGTCAGTGGGCTGCATGGACCACGCCAAGCATCAGGAGACCCCTGGAAAGAAGCCACTCTCTGAGAAAAAACTG AAGAGGTATTTTGTGGACCATCGGAGAGTGCTTGTTCGAGGAGGAAATGGAGGCTCTGGCATGAGCTGCTTCCACAGCGAGCCCCGCAAGGAGTTCGGGGGCCctgatggtggagatggtggcAACGGTGGCCATGTCATCCTGAGAG CTGACCAGCAAGTCAAGTCACTGTCGTCGGTCCTATCCCAGTATCAGGGTTTCAGTGGAGAAGATGGTGGCAGAAAGAACTGCTTTGGCCGGAGTGGCGCCATGCTCTTCGTCCGG GTTCCCATGGGCACCTTGGTGAAGGAGGGCAGTGAGGTCGTGGCCGACTTGTCCCAGCGGGGCCAGGAGTACATCGCTGCACTGGGCGGGGCAGGCGGGAAAGGCAACCGCTTCTTCCTGGCCAATGACAACCGAGCCCCTGTGACTTGCACCCCTGGAGAGCCGGGTCAGGAACGCGTTCTCCACCTGGAGCTCAAGACGGTGGCCCATGCTGGGATG GTCGGCTTTCCCAATGCTGGGAAGTCCTCACTCCTCCGGGCCATTTCAAATGCAAAACCTGCTGTGGCTTCCTACCCATTCACCACCTTGAAGCCCCATGTGGGGATTGTTCACTATGAAGGTCACCAACAGGTAGCAG TGGCAGACATCCCGGGCATCATCCGAGGCGCCCACCAGGACAAGGGTCTGGGACTCAGCTTCCTCAGGCACATTGAGCGCTGCCGCTTCCTCTTGTTCATAGTGGACCTTTCCCTACCAGAGCCATGGACTCAGGTGGAGGATTTAAAGTACGAACTGGAAAAGTACGAAGAAGGCCTGTCTGAAAGGCCCCATGTGGTTGTTGCAAACAAGATTGATCTCCCCCAGGCCAGAGCCCATCTGCCCCAGCTCCAGGACCACCTGGGACAGGTCATCGCCCTGTCGGCAGTGACTGGGGAGAACCTGGAACAGCTGCTGCTGCACCTGCAGGTGCTGCACAGGGCCTACGTGGAGGCTGAGCTAAAGCGAGGAAGCCAGCCTCTCAGGTGGTAG
- the Mtg2 gene encoding mitochondrial ribosome-associated GTPase 2 isoform X1, with the protein MRPASSVGSLNSSQKGRKEVHQIKQDLELRSQGALQSTCFFIPDLQGSGSKTDSMSFWPSCCRRTCVGAMIPVRLFSASSQTLLEGLAQWTPSAQASLRPCRLLPQQASPRMLSVGCMDHAKHQETPGKKPLSEKKLKRYFVDHRRVLVRGGNGGSGMSCFHSEPRKEFGGPDGGDGGNGGHVILRADQQVKSLSSVLSQYQGFSGEDGGRKNCFGRSGAMLFVRVPMGTLVKEGSEVVADLSQRGQEYIAALGGAGGKGNRFFLANDNRAPVTCTPGEPGQERVLHLELKTVAHAGMVGFPNAGKSSLLRAISNAKPAVASYPFTTLKPHVGIVHYEGHQQVAVADIPGIIRGAHQDKGLGLSFLRHIERCRFLLFIVDLSLPEPWTQVEDLKYELEKYEEGLSERPHVVVANKIDLPQARAHLPQLQDHLGQVIALSAVTGENLEQLLLHLQVLHRAYVEAELKRGSQPLRW; encoded by the exons ATGAGACCTGCATCTTCAGTGGGTTCCCTCAACTCCAGTCAAAAGGGCAGAAAGGAGGTACACCAAATCAAGCAGGATTTGGAGCTCAGATCTCAGGGGGCTTTGCAGTCAACCTGCTTCTTCATCCCTGATCTTCAGGGCTCGGGCTCCAAGACAGATAGCATGAGTTTCTGGCCGAGTTGCTGCAGGCGCACTTGTGTGG GGGCCATGATCCCTGTGAGGCTGTTCTCAGCAAGCTCTCAGACCCTGTTGGAGGGCCTGGCACAGTGGACCCCGTCTGCACAGGCCAGCCTCAGGCCCTGCCGGCTCCTTCCACAGCAGGCTTCACCCAGGATGCTGTCAGTGGGCTGCATGGACCACGCCAAGCATCAGGAGACCCCTGGAAAGAAGCCACTCTCTGAGAAAAAACTG AAGAGGTATTTTGTGGACCATCGGAGAGTGCTTGTTCGAGGAGGAAATGGAGGCTCTGGCATGAGCTGCTTCCACAGCGAGCCCCGCAAGGAGTTCGGGGGCCctgatggtggagatggtggcAACGGTGGCCATGTCATCCTGAGAG CTGACCAGCAAGTCAAGTCACTGTCGTCGGTCCTATCCCAGTATCAGGGTTTCAGTGGAGAAGATGGTGGCAGAAAGAACTGCTTTGGCCGGAGTGGCGCCATGCTCTTCGTCCGG GTTCCCATGGGCACCTTGGTGAAGGAGGGCAGTGAGGTCGTGGCCGACTTGTCCCAGCGGGGCCAGGAGTACATCGCTGCACTGGGCGGGGCAGGCGGGAAAGGCAACCGCTTCTTCCTGGCCAATGACAACCGAGCCCCTGTGACTTGCACCCCTGGAGAGCCGGGTCAGGAACGCGTTCTCCACCTGGAGCTCAAGACGGTGGCCCATGCTGGGATG GTCGGCTTTCCCAATGCTGGGAAGTCCTCACTCCTCCGGGCCATTTCAAATGCAAAACCTGCTGTGGCTTCCTACCCATTCACCACCTTGAAGCCCCATGTGGGGATTGTTCACTATGAAGGTCACCAACAGGTAGCAG TGGCAGACATCCCGGGCATCATCCGAGGCGCCCACCAGGACAAGGGTCTGGGACTCAGCTTCCTCAGGCACATTGAGCGCTGCCGCTTCCTCTTGTTCATAGTGGACCTTTCCCTACCAGAGCCATGGACTCAGGTGGAGGATTTAAAGTACGAACTGGAAAAGTACGAAGAAGGCCTGTCTGAAAGGCCCCATGTGGTTGTTGCAAACAAGATTGATCTCCCCCAGGCCAGAGCCCATCTGCCCCAGCTCCAGGACCACCTGGGACAGGTCATCGCCCTGTCGGCAGTGACTGGGGAGAACCTGGAACAGCTGCTGCTGCACCTGCAGGTGCTGCACAGGGCCTACGTGGAGGCTGAGCTAAAGCGAGGAAGCCAGCCTCTCAGGTGGTAG
- the Mtg2 gene encoding mitochondrial ribosome-associated GTPase 2 isoform X3, which yields MSFWPSCCRRTCVGAMIPVRLFSASSQTLLEGLAQWTPSAQASLRPCRLLPQQASPRMLSVGCMDHAKHQETPGKKPLSEKKLKRYFVDHRRVLVRGGNGGSGMSCFHSEPRKEFGGPDGGDGGNGGHVILRADQQVKSLSSVLSQYQGFSGEDGGRKNCFGRSGAMLFVRVPMGTLVKEGSEVVADLSQRGQEYIAALGGAGGKGNRFFLANDNRAPVTCTPGEPGQERVLHLELKTVAHAGMVGFPNAGKSSLLRAISNAKPAVASYPFTTLKPHVGIVHYEGHQQVAVADIPGIIRGAHQDKGLGLSFLRHIERCRFLLFIVDLSLPEPWTQVEDLKYELEKYEEGLSERPHVVVANKIDLPQARAHLPQLQDHLGQVIALSAVTGENLEQLLLHLQVLHRAYVEAELKRGSQPLRW from the exons ATGAGTTTCTGGCCGAGTTGCTGCAGGCGCACTTGTGTGG GGGCCATGATCCCTGTGAGGCTGTTCTCAGCAAGCTCTCAGACCCTGTTGGAGGGCCTGGCACAGTGGACCCCGTCTGCACAGGCCAGCCTCAGGCCCTGCCGGCTCCTTCCACAGCAGGCTTCACCCAGGATGCTGTCAGTGGGCTGCATGGACCACGCCAAGCATCAGGAGACCCCTGGAAAGAAGCCACTCTCTGAGAAAAAACTG AAGAGGTATTTTGTGGACCATCGGAGAGTGCTTGTTCGAGGAGGAAATGGAGGCTCTGGCATGAGCTGCTTCCACAGCGAGCCCCGCAAGGAGTTCGGGGGCCctgatggtggagatggtggcAACGGTGGCCATGTCATCCTGAGAG CTGACCAGCAAGTCAAGTCACTGTCGTCGGTCCTATCCCAGTATCAGGGTTTCAGTGGAGAAGATGGTGGCAGAAAGAACTGCTTTGGCCGGAGTGGCGCCATGCTCTTCGTCCGG GTTCCCATGGGCACCTTGGTGAAGGAGGGCAGTGAGGTCGTGGCCGACTTGTCCCAGCGGGGCCAGGAGTACATCGCTGCACTGGGCGGGGCAGGCGGGAAAGGCAACCGCTTCTTCCTGGCCAATGACAACCGAGCCCCTGTGACTTGCACCCCTGGAGAGCCGGGTCAGGAACGCGTTCTCCACCTGGAGCTCAAGACGGTGGCCCATGCTGGGATG GTCGGCTTTCCCAATGCTGGGAAGTCCTCACTCCTCCGGGCCATTTCAAATGCAAAACCTGCTGTGGCTTCCTACCCATTCACCACCTTGAAGCCCCATGTGGGGATTGTTCACTATGAAGGTCACCAACAGGTAGCAG TGGCAGACATCCCGGGCATCATCCGAGGCGCCCACCAGGACAAGGGTCTGGGACTCAGCTTCCTCAGGCACATTGAGCGCTGCCGCTTCCTCTTGTTCATAGTGGACCTTTCCCTACCAGAGCCATGGACTCAGGTGGAGGATTTAAAGTACGAACTGGAAAAGTACGAAGAAGGCCTGTCTGAAAGGCCCCATGTGGTTGTTGCAAACAAGATTGATCTCCCCCAGGCCAGAGCCCATCTGCCCCAGCTCCAGGACCACCTGGGACAGGTCATCGCCCTGTCGGCAGTGACTGGGGAGAACCTGGAACAGCTGCTGCTGCACCTGCAGGTGCTGCACAGGGCCTACGTGGAGGCTGAGCTAAAGCGAGGAAGCCAGCCTCTCAGGTGGTAG
- the Mtg2 gene encoding mitochondrial ribosome-associated GTPase 2 isoform X4, translated as MIPVRLFSASSQTLLEGLAQWTPSAQASLRPCRLLPQQASPRMLSVGCMDHAKHQETPGKKPLSEKKLKRYFVDHRRVLVRGGNGGSGMSCFHSEPRKEFGGPDGGDGGNGGHVILRADQQVKSLSSVLSQYQGFSGEDGGRKNCFGRSGAMLFVRVPMGTLVKEGSEVVADLSQRGQEYIAALGGAGGKGNRFFLANDNRAPVTCTPGEPGQERVLHLELKTVAHAGMVGFPNAGKSSLLRAISNAKPAVASYPFTTLKPHVGIVHYEGHQQVAVADIPGIIRGAHQDKGLGLSFLRHIERCRFLLFIVDLSLPEPWTQVEDLKYELEKYEEGLSERPHVVVANKIDLPQARAHLPQLQDHLGQVIALSAVTGENLEQLLLHLQVLHRAYVEAELKRGSQPLRW; from the exons ATGATCCCTGTGAGGCTGTTCTCAGCAAGCTCTCAGACCCTGTTGGAGGGCCTGGCACAGTGGACCCCGTCTGCACAGGCCAGCCTCAGGCCCTGCCGGCTCCTTCCACAGCAGGCTTCACCCAGGATGCTGTCAGTGGGCTGCATGGACCACGCCAAGCATCAGGAGACCCCTGGAAAGAAGCCACTCTCTGAGAAAAAACTG AAGAGGTATTTTGTGGACCATCGGAGAGTGCTTGTTCGAGGAGGAAATGGAGGCTCTGGCATGAGCTGCTTCCACAGCGAGCCCCGCAAGGAGTTCGGGGGCCctgatggtggagatggtggcAACGGTGGCCATGTCATCCTGAGAG CTGACCAGCAAGTCAAGTCACTGTCGTCGGTCCTATCCCAGTATCAGGGTTTCAGTGGAGAAGATGGTGGCAGAAAGAACTGCTTTGGCCGGAGTGGCGCCATGCTCTTCGTCCGG GTTCCCATGGGCACCTTGGTGAAGGAGGGCAGTGAGGTCGTGGCCGACTTGTCCCAGCGGGGCCAGGAGTACATCGCTGCACTGGGCGGGGCAGGCGGGAAAGGCAACCGCTTCTTCCTGGCCAATGACAACCGAGCCCCTGTGACTTGCACCCCTGGAGAGCCGGGTCAGGAACGCGTTCTCCACCTGGAGCTCAAGACGGTGGCCCATGCTGGGATG GTCGGCTTTCCCAATGCTGGGAAGTCCTCACTCCTCCGGGCCATTTCAAATGCAAAACCTGCTGTGGCTTCCTACCCATTCACCACCTTGAAGCCCCATGTGGGGATTGTTCACTATGAAGGTCACCAACAGGTAGCAG TGGCAGACATCCCGGGCATCATCCGAGGCGCCCACCAGGACAAGGGTCTGGGACTCAGCTTCCTCAGGCACATTGAGCGCTGCCGCTTCCTCTTGTTCATAGTGGACCTTTCCCTACCAGAGCCATGGACTCAGGTGGAGGATTTAAAGTACGAACTGGAAAAGTACGAAGAAGGCCTGTCTGAAAGGCCCCATGTGGTTGTTGCAAACAAGATTGATCTCCCCCAGGCCAGAGCCCATCTGCCCCAGCTCCAGGACCACCTGGGACAGGTCATCGCCCTGTCGGCAGTGACTGGGGAGAACCTGGAACAGCTGCTGCTGCACCTGCAGGTGCTGCACAGGGCCTACGTGGAGGCTGAGCTAAAGCGAGGAAGCCAGCCTCTCAGGTGGTAG
- the Mtg2 gene encoding mitochondrial ribosome-associated GTPase 2 isoform X5, which yields MLAKTGLLKRYFVDHRRVLVRGGNGGSGMSCFHSEPRKEFGGPDGGDGGNGGHVILRADQQVKSLSSVLSQYQGFSGEDGGRKNCFGRSGAMLFVRVPMGTLVKEGSEVVADLSQRGQEYIAALGGAGGKGNRFFLANDNRAPVTCTPGEPGQERVLHLELKTVAHAGMVGFPNAGKSSLLRAISNAKPAVASYPFTTLKPHVGIVHYEGHQQVAVADIPGIIRGAHQDKGLGLSFLRHIERCRFLLFIVDLSLPEPWTQVEDLKYELEKYEEGLSERPHVVVANKIDLPQARAHLPQLQDHLGQVIALSAVTGENLEQLLLHLQVLHRAYVEAELKRGSQPLRW from the exons ATGTTAGCGAAGACCGGACTGTTG AAGAGGTATTTTGTGGACCATCGGAGAGTGCTTGTTCGAGGAGGAAATGGAGGCTCTGGCATGAGCTGCTTCCACAGCGAGCCCCGCAAGGAGTTCGGGGGCCctgatggtggagatggtggcAACGGTGGCCATGTCATCCTGAGAG CTGACCAGCAAGTCAAGTCACTGTCGTCGGTCCTATCCCAGTATCAGGGTTTCAGTGGAGAAGATGGTGGCAGAAAGAACTGCTTTGGCCGGAGTGGCGCCATGCTCTTCGTCCGG GTTCCCATGGGCACCTTGGTGAAGGAGGGCAGTGAGGTCGTGGCCGACTTGTCCCAGCGGGGCCAGGAGTACATCGCTGCACTGGGCGGGGCAGGCGGGAAAGGCAACCGCTTCTTCCTGGCCAATGACAACCGAGCCCCTGTGACTTGCACCCCTGGAGAGCCGGGTCAGGAACGCGTTCTCCACCTGGAGCTCAAGACGGTGGCCCATGCTGGGATG GTCGGCTTTCCCAATGCTGGGAAGTCCTCACTCCTCCGGGCCATTTCAAATGCAAAACCTGCTGTGGCTTCCTACCCATTCACCACCTTGAAGCCCCATGTGGGGATTGTTCACTATGAAGGTCACCAACAGGTAGCAG TGGCAGACATCCCGGGCATCATCCGAGGCGCCCACCAGGACAAGGGTCTGGGACTCAGCTTCCTCAGGCACATTGAGCGCTGCCGCTTCCTCTTGTTCATAGTGGACCTTTCCCTACCAGAGCCATGGACTCAGGTGGAGGATTTAAAGTACGAACTGGAAAAGTACGAAGAAGGCCTGTCTGAAAGGCCCCATGTGGTTGTTGCAAACAAGATTGATCTCCCCCAGGCCAGAGCCCATCTGCCCCAGCTCCAGGACCACCTGGGACAGGTCATCGCCCTGTCGGCAGTGACTGGGGAGAACCTGGAACAGCTGCTGCTGCACCTGCAGGTGCTGCACAGGGCCTACGTGGAGGCTGAGCTAAAGCGAGGAAGCCAGCCTCTCAGGTGGTAG
- the Hrh3 gene encoding histamine H3 receptor isoform X2: MERSPPDGLLNASGALAGEAAAAGGARGFSAAWTAVLAALMALLIVATVLGNALVMLAFVADSSLRTQNNFFLLNLAISDFLVSYRAQQGDTRRAVRKMALVWVLAFLLYGPAILSWEYLSGGSSIPEGHCYAEFFYNWYFLITASTLEFFTPFLSVTFFNLSIYLNIQRRTRLRLDGAREAGPEPPPEAQSSPPPPPPGCWGCWPKGHGEAVPLHRYGVGEAGPGGEAGEATLGGGSGGAAASPTSSSGSSSRGNERPRSLKRGSKPSASSASLEKRMKMVSQSITQRFRLSRDKKVAKSLAIIVSIFGLCWAPYTLLMIIRAACHGHCIPDYWYETSFWLLWANSAVNPVLYPLCHYSFRRAFTKLLCPQKLKVQPHGSLEQCWK, translated from the exons ATGGAGCGCTCGCCGCCCGACGGGCTGCTGAACGCGTCGGGGGCGCTGGCGGGCGAGGCGGCAGCAGCGGGCGGGGCGCGCGGCTTCTCTGCCGCCTGGACCGCGGTGCTCGCCGCGCTCATGGCGCTGCTTATTGTGGCCACGGTGCTGGGCAACGCGCTGGTTATGCTTGCCTTCGTGGCCGACTCAAGCCTCCGCACCCAGAACAACTTCTTTCTGCTCAACCTCGCCATCTCCGACTTCCTC gtctcATACCGGGCCCAGCAGGGCGACACCCGGCGGGCAGTGCGGAAGATGGCACTGGTGTGGGTGCTGGCCTTTCTGCTGTATGGGCCAGCCATCTTGAGCTGGGAGTACCTATCTGGTGGCAGCTCCATCCCTGAGGGCCACTGCTATGCTGAGTTCTTCTACAACTGGTACTTCCTCATCACAGCCTCCACGCTCGAGTTCTTTACGCCCTTCCTCAGTGTCACTTTCTTCAACCTCAGCATCTACCTGAACATCCAGAGGCGCACCCGCCTCCGGCTGGATGGTGCCCGCGAAGCAGGCCCCGAGCCCCCGCCTGAGGCTCAGTCCTCGCCACCTCCCCCACCGCCTGGCTGCTGGGGCTGCTGGCCCAAGGGGCATGGGGAGGCTGTGCCCCTGCACAGGTATGGGGTGGGCGAGGCTGGCCCTGGTGGAGAGGCTGGGGAGGCCACCCTTGGAGGAGGCAGTGGTGGTGCTGCAGCCTCCCCCACCTCCAGCTCTGGCAGCTCCTCGAGGGGCAATGAGAGACCACGCTCACTCAAGAGGGGCTCTAAGCCCTCTGCATCCTCAGCATCTCTGGAGAAGCGCATGAAGATGGTGTCCCAGAGCATCACCCAGCGCTTCCGGCTGTCACGGGACAAGAAGGTAGCCAAATCCTTGGCCATCATCGTGAGCATCTTCGGGCTCTGCTGGGCCCCATACACACTTCTGATGATCATCCGAGCCGCCTGCCATGGCCACTGCATCCCCGACTACTGGTACGAGACTTCCTTCTGGCTCCTGTGGGCCAACTCGGCTGTGAACCCTGTGCTGTACCCGCTGTGCCACTACAGCTTCCGCCGAGCCTTCACCAAGCTGCTCTGCCCCCAGAAGCTCAAGGTGCAGCCTCACGGCTCCCTGGAGCAGTGCTGGAAGTGA
- the Hrh3 gene encoding histamine H3 receptor isoform X1, whose amino-acid sequence MERSPPDGLLNASGALAGEAAAAGGARGFSAAWTAVLAALMALLIVATVLGNALVMLAFVADSSLRTQNNFFLLNLAISDFLVGAFCIPLYVPYVLTGRWSFGRGLCKLWLVVDYLLCTSSVFNIVLISYDRFLSVTRAVSYRAQQGDTRRAVRKMALVWVLAFLLYGPAILSWEYLSGGSSIPEGHCYAEFFYNWYFLITASTLEFFTPFLSVTFFNLSIYLNIQRRTRLRLDGAREAGPEPPPEAQSSPPPPPPGCWGCWPKGHGEAVPLHRYGVGEAGPGGEAGEATLGGGSGGAAASPTSSSGSSSRGNERPRSLKRGSKPSASSASLEKRMKMVSQSITQRFRLSRDKKVAKSLAIIVSIFGLCWAPYTLLMIIRAACHGHCIPDYWYETSFWLLWANSAVNPVLYPLCHYSFRRAFTKLLCPQKLKVQPHGSLEQCWK is encoded by the exons ATGGAGCGCTCGCCGCCCGACGGGCTGCTGAACGCGTCGGGGGCGCTGGCGGGCGAGGCGGCAGCAGCGGGCGGGGCGCGCGGCTTCTCTGCCGCCTGGACCGCGGTGCTCGCCGCGCTCATGGCGCTGCTTATTGTGGCCACGGTGCTGGGCAACGCGCTGGTTATGCTTGCCTTCGTGGCCGACTCAAGCCTCCGCACCCAGAACAACTTCTTTCTGCTCAACCTCGCCATCTCCGACTTCCTCGTGG GTGCCTTCTGCATCCCGCTGTATGTGCCCTATGTGCTGACTGGCCGCTGGAGCTTCGGCCGAGGCCTTTGCAAGCTGTGGCTGGTGGTAGATTACCTGCTGTGCACCTCCTCAGTCTTCAACATCGTGCTCATCAGCTATGACCGCTTCCTGTCAGTCACCAGAGCT gtctcATACCGGGCCCAGCAGGGCGACACCCGGCGGGCAGTGCGGAAGATGGCACTGGTGTGGGTGCTGGCCTTTCTGCTGTATGGGCCAGCCATCTTGAGCTGGGAGTACCTATCTGGTGGCAGCTCCATCCCTGAGGGCCACTGCTATGCTGAGTTCTTCTACAACTGGTACTTCCTCATCACAGCCTCCACGCTCGAGTTCTTTACGCCCTTCCTCAGTGTCACTTTCTTCAACCTCAGCATCTACCTGAACATCCAGAGGCGCACCCGCCTCCGGCTGGATGGTGCCCGCGAAGCAGGCCCCGAGCCCCCGCCTGAGGCTCAGTCCTCGCCACCTCCCCCACCGCCTGGCTGCTGGGGCTGCTGGCCCAAGGGGCATGGGGAGGCTGTGCCCCTGCACAGGTATGGGGTGGGCGAGGCTGGCCCTGGTGGAGAGGCTGGGGAGGCCACCCTTGGAGGAGGCAGTGGTGGTGCTGCAGCCTCCCCCACCTCCAGCTCTGGCAGCTCCTCGAGGGGCAATGAGAGACCACGCTCACTCAAGAGGGGCTCTAAGCCCTCTGCATCCTCAGCATCTCTGGAGAAGCGCATGAAGATGGTGTCCCAGAGCATCACCCAGCGCTTCCGGCTGTCACGGGACAAGAAGGTAGCCAAATCCTTGGCCATCATCGTGAGCATCTTCGGGCTCTGCTGGGCCCCATACACACTTCTGATGATCATCCGAGCCGCCTGCCATGGCCACTGCATCCCCGACTACTGGTACGAGACTTCCTTCTGGCTCCTGTGGGCCAACTCGGCTGTGAACCCTGTGCTGTACCCGCTGTGCCACTACAGCTTCCGCCGAGCCTTCACCAAGCTGCTCTGCCCCCAGAAGCTCAAGGTGCAGCCTCACGGCTCCCTGGAGCAGTGCTGGAAGTGA